The genomic window AAGGGGGGCAGCAATTATTGGCCAGTACTATGACTTAAACTTAATACTAACATTAATCAGGTTTTggctaaaaagaaaacatgtttttgttcctttttgtttttataaagaaACTTTATGTACATTGGTTCTTTTATACAAGAGGTTCATTGGATAAATGCATCAAAAAGAAACCAGTTCTGCAGTAAActttacaaaaaatacattttgttttcattgagaGATGTAGAAAAGGAGGCAGTCAAATATTGACCAATAATATTTCTTCCTTTtcattatttagaaaaaaagcaGTTCTAATACCTATTTTAAGGAAAAGCAATATACAGCACAATAAATGGGAGAGAATTGCCTTTGCGGATTCATTCAGTTGGTTTGGTGACCAGAGAGAGGGGCTGCGACTGGAAGAGGGCATGATGGGAGTGAAGGGCTGCCTGATGGAAAGGGGAAGGTGGGGAGAGCATGGAAGGGTGCAGGGAGGTGAAGGGGATTGGCCGGGTGAGGATGGGTGTGGTCGACTGGCTACCTGAAGTACCAATTGGGATGGAGAGGTGggtgtgggaggaggaggaggaagaggaggaggaggaggaagaagatgtGGATCCAGAAGCCTTCCCAGCTAGGGAGAAGTGGTGGTGCACGCGTCCCTCCGGTTTGGTGGTGAGCGATAACGGCTGGGCCTGCTCGGAGTGAGTGGCGGCGGGAGCAGCCGGGGAGGCCAAGGCTGCAGAGGGAGTGGCCGGCGAGTCCAGCATGCTGCCGTGTGACGACGCCGGGCTGTCACACATCTTCTCCGAGGGCAGGTACTGCACACACTGCTTCTTGCTTCTTATCGAGAAGTCTGGGGAAAACAAAGAGACGTGAGGAAGCTGAATTATGGATCTGCTGCTGGCTTCAAATCTGGTTCACGTCCCTCAATGCTGCCGTGACAGAAGCGAACGAGTGATTATCAAAGCAGTGAAGATGATGGCGGTGAAAACTGTGAAAGAAATCAACTTGAAAACGCATTCCAACAGGGAGAGTGAAACATGATGTTTAACATGTTCAGATGGTATGCATTTGCGATAAAAAAAGGAACATGACACGATGTAAATGTGGACTGAAGTGTGGAAAGTGCTCTTATTTTGGGCAAATTACAGTGGTCACTTGGTTGCACAACAGCACACATACCTGCCACTATTAGCACTGAACCTCATAAGCTGCTTGTCAAAGCATAGAAGCAGGGAAAGAAGTTAGTCAGTGTTAGTGAGGAAAAGAATCCATGCAGAAATAACTGAATAAAGGTGCAGCATCGCAGTTTGCACTTCAGCTTTGCAAGAAAATTCAAGTCCTATCCGTTAGTTCCTACACTTCTTCTCCCTTACTTCAgtgtgtggagaaaaaaatctaaaacacagacaggaagaaaTGGCCCCTTACCTTCTGGTTTTGAGTCGGGTTTattgtctctcttcctctttttccgCTTCCCCTGCACAGATAAGACAATGCTGTTAATTCTCATAGTGAAAGCAAAGCACCTCAACTGCTTCGGTTTTAAAGTTCAATTACTATAATTAACTGACACACTCATATTTGACTGAGCCTggtgagaaaaaacaaacttcctcttctcatatataACATAAGAGATGATTACGGAAATGTGCTACTCACATAGTTGTCTCGTGCTGACCACCCTGGATAGAGCTGGGAGTGGAGTTGCCTCTCTTTTCTGGCCAGCTCATAGTATTTGGCTTGTTCCTCTCTTGACAGGGAATGCCACTGTGGACAAAGACAGAAGATATCAAAGGATTGCTAAACACGCACACATATATCACGGTCATAAATTCACATGCACATCAGTGACTGTGCTACTTACCCGTCTTCCAAGGATCTGGTTGATGGCAGCGCTCTCTTTCAGAGTGCACTCTGCCACTACTTTGGCTCTCATCTCCTTCATATACAGCATGAAAGCATTCAGAGGTTTCTTGATATGAGGCCTCTTGTCCTCTTCTTTCTTGGGAGGAACGGGGGATTTCCTGCTAATCcgaaacattaaaaatatgcCATTTAGAAACCGTGAATGGTGGCGAGTTGACGGTGAATTAAAGCTAACAAAGGGAAATATTGTGCGGCAATGAAAGCAGGTTTTGATACAATTATAAGGCATTCTTACGCATGCATCGAGGGACTCATGTCACCACTGGGCTCCTGTTTGATAGCCGGGGAGACAATGGCGGGGTGCGGTATGCCGGTCTGGTGGAGGCTGTGCGGCGGCGGAGTCACCATGTGAGGGGAGAAGCGGCTGGACACCAAGCTGCGAGAGCAACAGGAGGGAATGTTTTAACAGTCGGGTTTAACAGGGAACCTCTGTGAACCTGACGAGAAAAGGTTCAGCTAACTTGGCACACAACTGCCCTGCCTTAACCTCTGGGTTAAATTCACTGTGCCTACTGTGTCCGTCTAGACTAAAATCATACACACAATGAGTTACATGCTTGCTTTTTGTTCAAATAAAGACTTTTTCAAAAGCCCCTTTATTCAGCAGTGGCTGGAGAAAAGTGGAGTGTGTTGTTACCATAGCGACAGCATGGCCGTGACACCTGAAACCACTTTCCTTACCACGTTCCAGAGAGCGTTCTGACAGCCGTCCACACAGAACACCTTTACAAAGTGTCTCTCTTTATTTCCAATTGTTAATACAATGGAGCATTGTAATGAACAAGGGGGGAAATTAAACTCCATCTCTCTCTATCACACACACGCCCTAGTTAATGTTGGAAAATTCCTCTATTTTAACATGTCACAGCTCTACCTCATGATACATGCAGTATGGACAAACCCGGAGCTAACTTAAAATATATAAAGGCATTACTAACAGTCAAACAGGGGCCGGGCAATATATGTCTACGTTATATAGATATCATGACATTGGGGTGTGCAACATATCAATTATACTTGATGTTTCACAGCTTGTTCCACCTGGATGTATAAAAATGACTACATTGCAAACATCGACTTTAAATTGCTACATCATTATTTTTAAGCTACAAGCACAAACATGATGCTTCACACACCCATCCAGACCTCTGGCTCCTGGGCGACAGTGGCTGAGCAGGCAGAGTATGTGCTTTTGTATGTGCAGGGCTTCACATCGCCACCATTTACTCACAGTTTGCAACCAACCAGCACCAGTAcaacttgcaaatattattaataaatgaACTGGAGAGCCGTTAGTTTGTGTCAGgcacacagtgaataaatcctcacgtTTAACTGCGCCATCGTGACAGTTTAACTCTCTGCTACAGGCTAACATCTAGCTGCTGACCAGAAGCTTCAAATTCACAGCAAACATATCAACGGAGACAAGCCGGGTGCTTCAAAATGAAAGCACCAGTGGTTAAATTTGGATTTATTTCACTGGAACAatactttaattttgtttttatttattaaacttcattataacagtactttatttaactttattgtaacagtagttCATTTATTAGTTTAGTAATTTAGTAATCTGCAGTCTTTTAAGGAGGAATTCAATAAaggccatatcacccagccctgcATGATACAACACAAGATATCATCTTCGATTTTGGAAAACATAATAGCATTAAAATTTGTCTTCCCTAGTTTTAAAGGCTGAATTAAAGTAAGGTGACATTATTTCTG from Epinephelus moara isolate mb chromosome 8, YSFRI_EMoa_1.0, whole genome shotgun sequence includes these protein-coding regions:
- the tcf7l1b gene encoding transcription factor 7-like 1-B isoform X3 — encoded protein: MPQLNGGGGDDLGANDEMISFKDEGEQEEKISENVSAERDLDDVKSSLVNESENNSSSSDSEQAERRPQTRPDSESYEKARDYFNEALRRQQDGGFFKSPHYPGYPFLMIPDLTNPYLSNGSLSPSARTYLQMKWPLLDVPGSAGLKDSRSPTPGHLSNKVPVVQHAHHVHPLTPLITYSNEHFSPGTPPSHLSPEILDPKTGIPRTPHPSELSPYYPLSPGAVGSIAHPLGWLMPHLVSSRFSPHMVTPPPHSLHQTGIPHPAIVSPAIKQEPSGDMSPSMHARKSPVPPKKEEDKRPHIKKPLNAFMLYMKEMRAKVVAECTLKESAAINQILGRRWHSLSREEQAKYYELARKERQLHSQLYPGWSARDNYGKRKKRKRDNKPDSKPEDFSIRSKKQCVQYLPSEKMCDSPASSHGSMLDSPATPSAALASPAAPAATHSEQAQPLSLTTKPEGRVHHHFSLAGKASGSTSSSSSSSSSSSSSHTHLSIPIGTSGSQSTTPILTRPIPFTSLHPSMLSPPSPFHQAALHSHHALFQSQPLSLVTKPTE
- the tcf7l1b gene encoding transcription factor 7-like 1-B isoform X1 produces the protein MPQLNGGGGDDLGANDEMISFKDEGEQEEKISENVSAERDLDDVKSSLVNESENNSSSSDSEQAERRPQTRPDSESYEKARDYFNEALRRQQDGGFFKSPHYPGYPFLMIPDLTNPYLSNGSLSPSARTYLQMKWPLLDVPGSAGLKDSRSPTPGHLSNKVPVVQHAHHVHPLTPLITYSNEHFSPGTPPSHLSPEILDPKTGIPRTPHPSELSPYYPLSPGAVGSIAHPLGWLMPQQGQPMYSIPPGGFRHPYPALAMNASMSSLVSSRFSPHMVTPPPHSLHQTGIPHPAIVSPAIKQEPSGDMSPSMHARKSPVPPKKEEDKRPHIKKPLNAFMLYMKEMRAKVVAECTLKESAAINQILGRRWHSLSREEQAKYYELARKERQLHSQLYPGWSARDNYGKRKKRKRDNKPDSKPEDFSIRSKKQCVQYLPSEKMCDSPASSHGSMLDSPATPSAALASPAAPAATHSEQAQPLSLTTKPEGRVHHHFSLAGKASGSTSSSSSSSSSSSSSHTHLSIPIGTSGSQSTTPILTRPIPFTSLHPSMLSPPSPFHQAALHSHHALFQSQPLSLVTKPTE
- the tcf7l1b gene encoding transcription factor 7-like 1-B isoform X2, translated to MPQLNGGGGDDLGANDEMISFKDEGEQEEKISENVSAERDLDDVKSSLVNESENNSSSSDSEQAERRPQTRPDSESYEKARDYFNEALRRQQDGGFFKSPHYPGYPFLMIPDLTNPYLSNGSLSPSARTYLQMKWPLLDVPGSAGLKDSRSPTPGHLSNKVPVVQHAHHVHPLTPLITYSNEHFSPGTPPSHLSPEILDPKTGIPRTPHPSELSPYYPLSPGAVGSIAHPLGWLMPQQGQPMYSIPPGGFRHPYPALAMNASMSSLVSSRFSPHMVTPPPHSLHQTGIPHPAIVSPAIKQEPSGDMSPSMHAKSPVPPKKEEDKRPHIKKPLNAFMLYMKEMRAKVVAECTLKESAAINQILGRRWHSLSREEQAKYYELARKERQLHSQLYPGWSARDNYGKRKKRKRDNKPDSKPEDFSIRSKKQCVQYLPSEKMCDSPASSHGSMLDSPATPSAALASPAAPAATHSEQAQPLSLTTKPEGRVHHHFSLAGKASGSTSSSSSSSSSSSSSHTHLSIPIGTSGSQSTTPILTRPIPFTSLHPSMLSPPSPFHQAALHSHHALFQSQPLSLVTKPTE